One genomic window of Fusarium verticillioides 7600 chromosome 2, whole genome shotgun sequence includes the following:
- a CDS encoding isocitrate dehydrogenase [NAD] subunit 2, mitochondrial has translation MLAIRALRTPASRQALRAATPRAAIFYNRCYSTSGERVAKYNGTKDANGNFLVSLIEGDGIGPEISQSVKDIFAAAKTPIAWEPVDVTPIIKDGKTAIPDAAIENIQKNKIALKGPLATPVGKGHVSLNLTLRRTFNLFANLRPCRSVAGYETPYDNVDTVLIRENTEGEYSGIEHVVVDGVVQSIKLITREASERVLRFAFQHAESIGRKKVRVVHKATIMKLSDGLFLKVAQEVAKDFPGIEFDAELLDNSCLKMVTDPTPYNDKVLVMPNLYGDILSDMCAGLIGGLGLTPSGNIGDECSIFEAVHGSAPDIAGKNLANPTALLLSSIMMLRHMGLTEHASRIETAIFDTLAEGKALTGDLGGKAKTNEYAAAIISRL, from the exons ATGCTGGCCATTCGAGCTCTCCGAACTCCCGCCTCCAGGCAAGCCCTGCGCGCTGCTACTCCCCGCGCCGCTATCTTCTAC AACCGATGCTACTCGACCTCTGGCGAACGAGTCGCCAAGTACAACGGTACCAAGGATGCCAAT GGCAACTTCCTGGTCAGCTTGATCGAGGGTGACGGTATTGGCCCCGAGATCTCTCAGTCCGTCAAGGACATCTTCGCCGCCGCAAAG ACCCCCATTGCTTGGGAGCCTGTCGACGTTACCCCCATTATCAAGGACGGCAAGACTGCCATCCCCGATGCTGCCATTGAGAACattcagaagaacaagatcgCCCTCAAGGGTCCCCTCGCT ACCCCCGTTGGCAAGGGACATGTCTCTCTGAACCTTACTCTCCGACGAACGTTCAACCTCTTCGCTAATTTGCGACCCTGCCGATCCGTCGCTGGCTACGAGACCCCTTATGATAATGTCGACACCGTCCTGATCCGAGAGAACACTGAGGGTGAATACTCTGGCATTGAGCATGTTGTCGTCGATGGCGTCGttcagagcatcaagcttATCACCCGTGAGGCTTCCGAGCGTGTCCTGCGATTCGCCTTCCAGCACGCCGAGTCCATTGGCCGCAAGAAGGTCCGCGTTGTCCACAAGGCTACCATCATGAAGCTCTCAGATGGTCTCTTCCTTAAGGTTGCCCAGGAGGTTGCCAAGGACTTCCCCGGTATTGAATTCGACGCtgagctcctcgacaacAGCTGCCTCAAGATGGTCACTGACCCCACTCCTTACAACGACAAGGTCCTTGTCATGCCTAACCTCTACGGTGACATTCTGTCCGACATGTGTGCCGGTCTCATCGGCGGCCTCGGTCTTACCCCCTCCGGTAACATTGGTGACGAGTGTTCCATCTTCGAGGCTGTCCACGGTTCCGCTCCCGATATTGCTGGCAAGAACCTTGCCAACCCTACtgccctcctcctcagttCCATCATGATGCTGCGACACATGGGTCTCACAGAGCACGCTTCCCGCATTGAAACCGCTATCTTCGATACTCTTGCCGAAGGCAAGGCTCTCActggtgatcttggcggcaaggccaagaccaacgaaTACGCCgctgccatcatctcaaggCTGTAA
- a CDS encoding potassium uptake protein — protein MARDFLERSRVAQSVLKIVGVLGVSMVVADSILTPAQSVLGAVQGIQVIRPDLGRPAIVGTSCAILIALFLLQFIGTSKIGTSFAPVVVVWLLYNFSISIYNLVLYDHTVLKAFSPHYAFKYLIRNDSDGWKSLGGLLLAFTGVESLFADLGAFGQRAIQLSWLFLAFPCLLITYCGQAAYISQDETGLAFTNPFFRTVPESTLYFSIIIAALAAVVASQAVITSSFQLISQLMRLSYFPHIKTVHTSRRFHDQIYMPLANWLLMTGTVVVTAVYNNTTSLGHAYGACVIIVSFITTCMVSLVALIIWRISSIIVLIGFLIFILLDSIYLSAAMNKVPDGGWFALVLSAILSSFVMLWRWGKEQQWEAEQRDMVDPAEFLMSSRSTSRNNSIARGIQGEGSLRSTRLRLSPEFGGGQVMVAPGLGIFFDKVGGSGDHIPKVFSQFVRKFQTRPQVIVFFHMRPLSQPTVPSDQRFVIARVTAKIPSCYRIVLRHGYMDDVLTPNLAPTIVNELMTFITRGPFPPDENDMPPEFREELEALRAAEEAQTVYLMGKQTMRVQRPEKRSISSILRRVALEAFLWIRENSRTKLANLDIDPDSLVEVGFVKEI, from the exons ATGGCCCGGGATTTTCTGGAACGTAGCCGGGTTGCACAGAGCGTCCTCAAGATTGTTGGCGTCCTGGGCGTTTCCATGGTCGTGGCCGACAGCATTCTGACACCAGCCCAGTCCGTCTTGGGCGCCGTCCAAGGGATTCAGGTTATCAGACCTGATCTGGGAAGACCAGCTATCGTGGGGACCTCGTGTGCGATCCTCATTGCGCTTTTCTTGCTGCAGTTCATTGGCACGTCCAAAATTGGCACTTCTTTCGCTCCCGTCGTTGTTGTCTGGCTCCTCTACAACTTCTCCATCAGCATATACAATCTTGTCTTGTACGACCATACAGTACTCAAAGCATTCAGTCCACATTATGCTTTCAAATACCTAATACGAAACGATTCTGATGGATGGAAGTCTCTTGGTGGACTGCTTCTCGCTTTCACCGGCGTTGAATCACTCTTTGCAGATCTGGGTGCATTTGGGCAGCGAGCCATTCAGCTTTCATGGTTATTCCTGGCATTCCCATGCTTGTTGATCACGTATTGTGGCCAAGCTGCCTATATTTCCCAGGATGAAACTGGGTTGGCTTTTACCAACCCATTCTTTCGCACTGTTCCCGAAAGCACACTGTACTTCAGTATCATCATTGCCGCActcgctgctgttgttgccaGCCAGGCCGTGATCACCAGCTCTTTCCAACTCATTTCTcagttgatgaggctcagCTACTTTCCTCACATCAAGACTGTCCACACCAGCCGTCGATTCCATGACCAGATCTATATGCCACTAGCAAATTGGTTGCTCATGACCGGTACCGTTGTGGTTACAGCGGTTTATAACAAT ACAACGAGCTTGGGCCATGCTTATGGCGCATGCGTCATTATCGTTAGCTTTATTACAACTTGCATGGTGTCACTAGTGGCACTCATCATCTGGCGTATCTCATCAATCATTGTTCTCATCGggttcctcatcttcatcctcctcgacagcatTTATCTCAGTGCAGCAATGAACAAGGTGCCCGATGGTGGTTGGTTTGCGCTGGTCCTGTCCGCCATCCTTAGCTCATTCGTCATGCTTTGGCGATGGGGAAAAGAACAGCAGTGGGAAGCAGAGCAAAGGGACATGGTGGACCCGGCAGAGTTCCTCATGTCCTCTCGGAGTACCTCGAGAAACAACTCCATAGCAAGGGGGATCCAAGGTGAAGGGTCTCTGCGCTcgacgaggctgaggcttTCACCTGAGTTTGGAGGCGGACAAGTAATGGTCGCTCCCGGACTCGGAATATTTTTCGATAAAGTGGGCGGGAGTGGTGATCACATCCCCAAAGTATTCTCGCAGTTCGTTCGGAAGTTCCAGACGAGGCCACAGGTgatcgtcttcttccacaTGCGCCCACTTTCTCAGCCAACGGTTCCATCTGACCAACGGTTCGTCATTGCGCGTGTTACAGCAAAAATTCCTTCATGCTATCGTATTGTTCTGCGACACGGCTACATGGATGACGTTCTCACCCCGAACTTGGCGCCTACGATTGTCAACGAGCTGATGACCTTTATTACCCGAGGTCCTTTCCCAcctgatgagaatgacatGCCGCCAGAGtttcgagaagagcttgaagcaCTGCGGGCCGCCGAAGAGGCACAAACTGTTTATCTCATGGGAAAACAGACTATGCGGGTGCAAAGGCCAGAAAAGAGGAGTATTTCCAGCATCCTACGCCGGGTAGCACTTGAAGCATTCTTGTGGATCCGAGAGAATTCACGAACCAAGCTGGCCAATTTGGATATTGACCCTGATAGTCTGGTAGAGGTGGGCTTTGTGAAGGAGATTTAA
- a CDS encoding V-type proton ATPase subunit F — protein sequence MASQADYKDRQFLAVIGDEDSVTGLLLAGIGHVTTGADAQKNFLVVDGKTDTASIEAAFDRFTEDRKDIGIVLINQHIADRIRHRIDTYTAAFPAVLEIPSKDHPYDPEKDSVLRRVRRLFGE from the exons ATGGCCTCGCAAGCAGATTACAAGGACCGTCAATTCCTCGCGGTCATCGGCGACGAA GACTCCGTAACAGGCCTGCTTCTCGCGGGTATAGGC CACGTAACTACTGGCGCCGATGCTCAGAAGAACTTTCTcgttgttgatggcaagactgaTACAGCTTCTATCGAGGCCGCGTTTGATCGATTCACCGAGGACCGCAAAGATATTGGCATCGTACTCATCAATCAACAT ATCGCCGACCGAATCCGACATCGCATTGACACCTATACCGCGGCTTTCCCTGCCGTGTTGGAGATCCCAAGCAAAGACCACCCCTACGATCCTGAGAAGGATAGTGTATTGAGACGAGTGCGACGTCTTTTTGGAGAGTAG
- a CDS encoding potassium uptake protein, giving the protein MISYNARNQRIEAWVNAAAEESEDAAPTDPEARDLHDQEKAQRIEHEDLCRDKKQTYKGAVLLWLAWQTTGVVYGDIGTSPLYVFSSTFSEQPSWHDLVGALSIIIWSLTIIVTFKYCFIVLSADDDGQGGTFALYSLLARYANIARVDPNGPERIVVRLDRETGAELAPAGRMARDFLERSRVAQSVLKIVGVLGVSMVVADSILTPAQSVLGAVQGIQVIRPDLGRPAIVGTSCAILIALFLLQFIGTSKIGTSFAPVVVVWLLYNFSISIYNLVLYDHTVLKAFSPHYAFKYLIRNDSDGWKSLGGLLLAFTGVESLFADLGAFGQRAIQLSWLFLAFPCLLITYCGQAAYISQDETGLAFTNPFFRTVPESTLYFSIIIAALAAVVASQAVITSSFQLISQLMRLSYFPHIKTVHTSRRFHDQIYMPLANWLLMTGTVVVTAVYNNTTSLGHAYGACVIIVSFITTCMVSLVALIIWRISSIIVLIGFLIFILLDSIYLSAAMNKVPDGGWFALVLSAILSSFVMLWRWGKEQQWEAEQRDMVDPAEFLMSSRSTSRNNSIARGIQGEGSLRSTRLRLSPEFGGGQVMVAPGLGIFFDKVGGSGDHIPKVFSQFVRKFQTRPQVIVFFHMRPLSQPTVPSDQRFVIARVTAKIPSCYRIVLRHGYMDDVLTPNLAPTIVNELMTFITRGPFPPDENDMPPEFREELEALRAAEEAQTVYLMGKQTMRVQRPEKRSISSILRRVALEAFLWIRENSRTKLANLDIDPDSLVEVGFVKEI; this is encoded by the exons ATGATCTCCTACAATGCCCGCAACCAGAGAATAGAAGCCTGGGTCAACGCGGCTGCCGAAGAAAGCGAGGATGCCGCCCCTACAGATCCCGAAGCCCGCGACCTGCATGACCAGGAAAAGGCCCAGCGAATCGAGCACGAGGATTTGTGTCGCGACAAGAAGCAG ACGTATAAGGGCGCGGTCTTATTATGGCTCGCCTGGCAGACTACTGGTGTTGTGTATGGCGACATTGGCACCAGTCCCCTTTATGTTTTCAGTTCGACTTTTAGCGAACAGCCGTCATGGCACGACCTCGTGGGAGCTCTGTCGATAATCATCTGGtccctcaccatcatcgtAACATTTAAATATTGTTTCATTGTCCTGTCAGCCGACGACGATGGTCAAGGAGGAACTTTTGCTCTCTACTCTCTCCTTGCTCGATATGCCAATATTGCCCGCGTCGATCCTAATGGCCCAGAAAGAATTGTTGTGCGCCTCGATCGTGAGACGGGCGCCGAACTCGCACCCGCTGGGAGAATGGCCCGGGATTTTCTGGAACGTAGCCGGGTTGCACAGAGCGTCCTCAAGATTGTTGGCGTCCTGGGCGTTTCCATGGTCGTGGCCGACAGCATTCTGACACCAGCCCAGTCCGTCTTGGGCGCCGTCCAAGGGATTCAGGTTATCAGACCTGATCTGGGAAGACCAGCTATCGTGGGGACCTCGTGTGCGATCCTCATTGCGCTTTTCTTGCTGCAGTTCATTGGCACGTCCAAAATTGGCACTTCTTTCGCTCCCGTCGTTGTTGTCTGGCTCCTCTACAACTTCTCCATCAGCATATACAATCTTGTCTTGTACGACCATACAGTACTCAAAGCATTCAGTCCACATTATGCTTTCAAATACCTAATACGAAACGATTCTGATGGATGGAAGTCTCTTGGTGGACTGCTTCTCGCTTTCACCGGCGTTGAATCACTCTTTGCAGATCTGGGTGCATTTGGGCAGCGAGCCATTCAGCTTTCATGGTTATTCCTGGCATTCCCATGCTTGTTGATCACGTATTGTGGCCAAGCTGCCTATATTTCCCAGGATGAAACTGGGTTGGCTTTTACCAACCCATTCTTTCGCACTGTTCCCGAAAGCACACTGTACTTCAGTATCATCATTGCCGCActcgctgctgttgttgccaGCCAGGCCGTGATCACCAGCTCTTTCCAACTCATTTCTcagttgatgaggctcagCTACTTTCCTCACATCAAGACTGTCCACACCAGCCGTCGATTCCATGACCAGATCTATATGCCACTAGCAAATTGGTTGCTCATGACCGGTACCGTTGTGGTTACAGCGGTTTATAACAAT ACAACGAGCTTGGGCCATGCTTATGGCGCATGCGTCATTATCGTTAGCTTTATTACAACTTGCATGGTGTCACTAGTGGCACTCATCATCTGGCGTATCTCATCAATCATTGTTCTCATCGggttcctcatcttcatcctcctcgacagcatTTATCTCAGTGCAGCAATGAACAAGGTGCCCGATGGTGGTTGGTTTGCGCTGGTCCTGTCCGCCATCCTTAGCTCATTCGTCATGCTTTGGCGATGGGGAAAAGAACAGCAGTGGGAAGCAGAGCAAAGGGACATGGTGGACCCGGCAGAGTTCCTCATGTCCTCTCGGAGTACCTCGAGAAACAACTCCATAGCAAGGGGGATCCAAGGTGAAGGGTCTCTGCGCTcgacgaggctgaggcttTCACCTGAGTTTGGAGGCGGACAAGTAATGGTCGCTCCCGGACTCGGAATATTTTTCGATAAAGTGGGCGGGAGTGGTGATCACATCCCCAAAGTATTCTCGCAGTTCGTTCGGAAGTTCCAGACGAGGCCACAGGTgatcgtcttcttccacaTGCGCCCACTTTCTCAGCCAACGGTTCCATCTGACCAACGGTTCGTCATTGCGCGTGTTACAGCAAAAATTCCTTCATGCTATCGTATTGTTCTGCGACACGGCTACATGGATGACGTTCTCACCCCGAACTTGGCGCCTACGATTGTCAACGAGCTGATGACCTTTATTACCCGAGGTCCTTTCCCAcctgatgagaatgacatGCCGCCAGAGtttcgagaagagcttgaagcaCTGCGGGCCGCCGAAGAGGCACAAACTGTTTATCTCATGGGAAAACAGACTATGCGGGTGCAAAGGCCAGAAAAGAGGAGTATTTCCAGCATCCTACGCCGGGTAGCACTTGAAGCATTCTTGTGGATCCGAGAGAATTCACGAACCAAGCTGGCCAATTTGGATATTGACCCTGATAGTCTGGTAGAGGTGGGCTTTGTGAAGGAGATTTAA
- a CDS encoding UDP-N-acetylglucosamine-dolichyl-phosphate N-acetylglucosaminephosphotransferase, producing MTTTMMTSLSRSETLTLSTISAAAFAVLANTLHGDGEPLMASLALSVLAFALCFAMIRWLGPTFMRAGFQGRDMSKVNRAEIPECMGAVCAAVYLLSVIVFIPFPFYKDIVAATSGGGNRDVVVELQHVDQGRFLHRFPHNKLASFLGAIISLQTIALLGIGDDLFDIRWRHKWWIPGLASIPLLVVYFVDFDVTSIVLPLQLQPYLGELVDLGFLYYVYMACVAMFCPQSINMLAGINGIEVSQCIVIAFLLVFNDCLYLFTPYPHPATDSHLFSLYFLLPWIGVSFALLLHNWYPAKVFVGDTYCYFSGMVFAVVGILGHFSKTLGLLLVPQIFNFLYSCPQVFGLIPCPRHRLPHFNARSGLLEPSVTPWSPERQPHPLVAQGLHFLDKLRLVKVTIDEKGQFVETSNFTILNLWLVWRGPLREDRLALEITMLQLVAGFFGLFVRHRLALLVFKEDNWGTAAQY from the exons ATGACTACAACCATGATGACCTCACTCTCTCGCTCTGAGACACTTACACTTTCGACCATTTCTGCAGCTGCTTTCGCGGTCCTTGCAAACACCCTCCATGGTGACGGCGAGCCCCTCATGGCGTCTCTGGCCCTGTCGGTTCTCGCCTTTGCGCTCTGCTTCGCCATGATCCGCTGGCTAGGCCCTACCTTTATGCGTGCTGGCTTCCAAGGCCGCGACATGAGCAAGGTGAACCGTGCCGAGATCCCCGAGTGCATGGGTGCTGTGTGCGCTGCGGTCTATCTCCTCAgcgtcatcgtcttcatcccatTCCCCTTCTACAAGGATATTGTTGCCGCGACTAGTGGCGGTGGAAACCGCGACGTCgtcgttgagcttcagcaCGTCGACCAGGGCCGTTTTCTACATCGCTTCCCACACAACAAG CTTGCGTCATTCCTAGgtgccatcatctcccttCAAACAATTGCACTTCTCGGTATTGGTGATGATCTCTTCGATATTCGCTGGCGACACAAGTGGTGGATTCCCGGCCTGGCTTccatccctcttcttgtcgtttACTTTGTAGACTTCGACGTCACTTCTATCGTCctgcctcttcagcttcagccgTATCTCGGCGAGCTCGTTGATCTCGGGTTTCTCTACTATGTTTACATGGCGTGCGTTGCTATGTTCTGCCCTCAGAGCATCAACATGCTAGCTGGCATTAACGGCATTGAAGTCTCGCAATGCATCGTCATCGCTtttctcctcgtcttcaacgATTGCCTGTACCTCTTTACGCCATACCCTCACCCTGCTACCGACTCGCACTTGTTCTCACTCTACTTCCTCCTCCCGTGGATAGGCGTCTCGTTCGCCTTGCTCCTCCACAACTGGTACCCTGCCAAAGTGTTTGTCGGGGACACCTACTGCTATTTCTCGGGTATGGTTTTTGCTGTTGTCGGTATCCTTGGCCACTTTTCAAAGACTCTCGGACTCCTCCTTGTCCCCCAAATATTTAACTTCCTCTATTCATGCCCCCAGGTCTTCGGTCTGATCCCTTGCCCACGCCACCGACTTCCTCACTTCAATGCCCGGTCTGGCCTCCTGGAGCCGTCTGTGACTCCCTGGTCACCTGAGCGTCAACCCCATCCCTTGGTCGCTCAGGGCCTACACTTTCTCGACAAGCTACGCCTGGTGAAAGTGACAATCGATGAAAAAGGTCAGTTTGTCGAGACAAGCAACTttaccatcctcaacctctggCTTGTCTGGCGGGGGCCACTCCGCGAAGATCgattggccttggagattACCATGCTCCAGCTTGTTGCTGGTTTCTTTGGACTGTTTGTGAGGCATCGTCTCGCACTGTTGGTCTTTAAGGAAGATAACTGGGGGACTGCTGCGCAATATTAA